One Lentimicrobiaceae bacterium genomic window carries:
- a CDS encoding T9SS type A sorting domain-containing protein codes for MKNIVFFLILSFLFAPTAKAQITRGAVSGELFISGEWYVENNSNLHYAIFHSYDNGKNISLKYQNIPGEMLVGNVIGDATPGAIYNYGNYELWVSFDYGESWTYREHLGNTNYLSGQNSGTILRRIGAELSISNDYGSSFAIITNPINCPIREPGYNQGEFYGINGDIGIGLFLNHTLDYANTCTEIPIDSTIAFWSPSGQYPQLSRGTSPGEIYLISWTPELHYKIFYSADTGNTWTEHFESDYIDIYYWGVQFTAGREPGSFYVKRARINPEGDHVWLYIDYSHDYGKTFTTFFHDLDSTITGTITHVSDNIELSNYPNPFTDYTTISFDVSENYRTPMLNIYDIYGKPIRNFNISGKKTQIWDGTNSNGIRVKDGFYLYNISCENYFSKFNKLLIID; via the coding sequence ATGAAAAACATTGTGTTTTTTCTTATACTTTCCTTTCTTTTTGCACCAACGGCAAAGGCTCAAATAACGCGGGGTGCTGTATCTGGCGAACTCTTTATCTCCGGCGAATGGTATGTTGAAAACAATAGCAATCTACATTATGCCATCTTCCACTCCTATGACAATGGGAAAAACATCTCACTTAAATACCAAAACATACCCGGCGAAATGCTAGTTGGTAATGTTATTGGCGACGCTACTCCCGGGGCAATATACAATTATGGTAATTATGAATTGTGGGTGAGTTTTGATTATGGGGAGAGTTGGACGTACAGAGAACATTTAGGCAATACCAATTATTTGAGTGGCCAAAATAGTGGAACAATTTTGAGACGAATTGGAGCAGAACTCTCAATAAGCAATGATTATGGAAGTAGTTTCGCAATTATTACAAATCCCATAAATTGTCCAATTCGAGAACCTGGTTATAATCAAGGAGAATTTTATGGTATTAATGGAGATATCGGTATTGGTTTATTCTTAAATCATACTCTAGATTATGCTAATACATGCACAGAAATTCCAATAGATAGCACTATAGCTTTTTGGTCTCCCAGTGGCCAGTACCCTCAATTAAGTCGGGGGACATCACCTGGTGAAATTTATCTGATCTCCTGGACACCCGAACTGCACTACAAAATATTTTATAGCGCTGATACCGGAAATACCTGGACTGAACATTTTGAATCGGATTATATCGATATTTATTACTGGGGTGTACAATTTACCGCCGGAAGGGAACCAGGATCATTTTATGTGAAGCGTGCCCGTATCAATCCTGAAGGCGACCATGTTTGGCTTTATATTGATTACAGCCATGATTACGGGAAAACTTTTACCACATTCTTCCACGACCTTGACTCAACAATAACAGGTACAATCACTCATGTATCAGATAATATTGAATTATCAAATTATCCTAATCCATTTACTGATTATACCACCATTTCATTTGATGTTTCAGAGAACTACCGGACCCCAATGCTGAATATTTATGATATTTATGGTAAGCCCATCAGAAACTTTAACATTTCAGGCAAAAAGACTCAAATATGGGACGGTACCAATAGCAATGGCATTAGGGTTAAGGATGGTTTTTATCTGTACAATATAAGTTGCGAAAATTATTTTTCAAAGTTCAATAAATTATTAATCATTGATTAA
- a CDS encoding T9SS type A sorting domain-containing protein codes for MKSIVLFLLLAFLFAPTAKAQITRGAVSGELFISGEWYVENNSNLHYAIFHSYDNGKNISLKYENIETPPPSEMTVGKVIGDATPGALYNYGNNKLWVSFDYGVSWQFMDGPFSMLYYFSGFANGEVFKTWTNESLWQVELYRSENFGLSFELINESIDVGLLEVGNFDGEIYGLSGSAGTGYNLHFSTNYGVSFIETPIDSTVAFWAPSGQFPEISRGTAPGEIYLVSWTPELHYKIFYSVDTGNTWIEKYESDYIDIYYWGLQFTAGREPGSFYVMRARINPEGDHVWLYIDYSHDYGKTFTTFFHDLDSTITGTITHVSDNIELSNYPNPFTDYTTISFDVSENYRNPMLNIYDIYGKPIRNFNISGKKTQIWDGTNFNGIKVKDGFYLYNISCENYFSKFNKLLIID; via the coding sequence ATGAAAAGCATTGTATTATTTCTTTTGCTTGCCTTTCTTTTTGCACCAACGGCAAAGGCTCAAATAACTCGGGGTGCTGTATCTGGCGAACTCTTTATCTCCGGCGAATGGTATGTTGAAAACAATAGCAATCTACATTATGCCATCTTCCACTCCTATGACAATGGGAAAAACATCTCACTTAAATACGAAAACATAGAAACCCCGCCACCCAGCGAAATGACAGTTGGTAAAGTTATTGGAGACGCTACTCCCGGGGCTTTATACAACTATGGTAATAATAAACTCTGGGTAAGCTTTGATTATGGGGTGAGTTGGCAATTTATGGATGGACCTTTTTCAATGCTTTATTATTTCTCAGGTTTTGCAAATGGAGAAGTATTTAAGACATGGACAAATGAATCCCTTTGGCAAGTAGAATTGTATAGAAGTGAAAATTTTGGATTGTCTTTTGAATTAATAAATGAGTCTATAGATGTTGGTTTATTAGAAGTTGGCAATTTTGATGGTGAAATTTATGGACTATCAGGAAGTGCAGGGACTGGATATAATTTACATTTTAGCACTAATTATGGTGTAAGTTTCATTGAAACTCCAATTGATAGTACTGTTGCATTTTGGGCACCAAGTGGTCAATTTCCAGAAATCAGCAGAGGGACAGCGCCAGGTGAAATATATCTGGTCTCATGGACGCCCGAACTGCACTACAAAATATTCTACAGCGTTGATACCGGTAATACCTGGATAGAAAAATATGAATCGGATTATATCGATATTTATTACTGGGGTTTACAATTTACCGCAGGTAGGGAACCCGGCTCATTTTATGTGATGCGTGCCCGTATCAATCCGGAAGGCGACCATGTTTGGCTTTATATTGATTACAGCCATGATTACGGGAAAACTTTTACCACATTCTTCCACGACCTTGACTCAACAATAACAGGTACAATCACTCATGTATCAGATAATATTGAATTATCAAATTATCCTAATCCATTTACTGATTATACTACCATTTCATTTGATGTTTCAGAAAACTACAGGAATCCAATGCTGAATATTTATGATATTTATGGTAAGCCAATCAGAAACTTTAACATTTCAGGCAAAAAGACTCAAATATGGGACGGTACCAATTTTAATGGTATTAAGGTTAAGGATGGTTTTTATCTTTACAATATAAGTTGCGAAAATTATTTTTCAAAGTTCAATAAATTATTAATCATTGATTAA
- a CDS encoding T9SS type A sorting domain-containing protein encodes MGIAEYNLQDSLLRQIRFPGGADSTTYPGAGRKNILVTSDYIWVMGWYNTLESGFPCQMEQTFIVLNKLNFNLDLQEQLFYGGDGMYWPRDIIETSDHHIVVAGEVLDNLTVPFDCHFDPFVLKVNSEGLIVSTDNPDQPIAQEAIVFPNPGSDYLQVKLAIQHKSAHIQLFDIGGRLVLETDLTSDLQRVETSQLGPGTFIYRITASNRIIGSGKWVKQ; translated from the coding sequence TTGGGTATTGCAGAATATAATTTGCAGGATTCACTTCTTCGACAAATAAGGTTTCCTGGTGGTGCTGATTCTACAACATACCCGGGAGCTGGCAGGAAAAATATACTTGTTACATCTGATTATATCTGGGTAATGGGATGGTACAATACGCTTGAATCTGGTTTCCCATGTCAAATGGAACAAACTTTTATTGTTTTAAACAAATTGAATTTCAACCTCGATCTCCAGGAACAGTTATTTTATGGTGGAGATGGAATGTACTGGCCCCGGGATATTATTGAAACCAGCGATCACCATATCGTGGTAGCCGGTGAGGTTTTAGATAATCTGACTGTTCCATTTGATTGCCATTTTGATCCTTTTGTTTTGAAAGTCAATTCCGAAGGCTTAATTGTAAGCACTGATAATCCTGACCAACCGATAGCGCAGGAAGCGATAGTATTTCCTAATCCGGGTAGCGATTACCTTCAGGTAAAACTGGCTATTCAGCATAAGTCAGCCCATATTCAACTGTTTGACATTGGAGGTCGCCTGGTGCTTGAAACTGACCTTACCAGTGATTTGCAAAGGGTTGAAACCAGCCAGCTTGGCCCCGGCACGTTTATTTACCGCATTACTGCTTCAAACCGGATTATTGGCAGCGGGAAGTGGGTGAAACAATAG
- a CDS encoding phosphoribosylglycinamide formyltransferase, whose amino-acid sequence MKKIAIFASGSGSNAEHIANYFAKGNIARVEVIYCNNPKAFVIQRAANLRIPLVLFDREKFYATETILRDLNARNIDLIVLAGFLWLIPENITRNFSERIVNIHPALLPSYGGKGMYGMIVHKAVIDAGETESGITIHLIDEVYDKGKTLLQVKCPVTIDDTPESLAQKVHQLEYEHFPKVIEKLLQ is encoded by the coding sequence ATGAAAAAAATTGCCATTTTCGCCTCAGGCAGCGGAAGCAATGCCGAACATATAGCTAATTATTTTGCCAAAGGCAACATAGCGAGGGTAGAAGTCATTTATTGCAACAACCCAAAGGCTTTTGTGATTCAGAGAGCTGCCAACCTCCGCATTCCGTTGGTGCTCTTTGACCGTGAAAAGTTCTATGCAACCGAAACCATACTTCGCGACCTTAATGCCCGTAATATTGATTTGATTGTTTTGGCCGGTTTTCTATGGCTGATTCCCGAAAATATTACCCGTAATTTCAGTGAACGGATTGTAAATATTCACCCCGCTCTTCTGCCTTCCTATGGTGGCAAAGGGATGTATGGAATGATTGTTCACAAGGCTGTGATTGATGCCGGTGAAACAGAGTCGGGCATAACCATTCATCTGATAGATGAGGTGTATGACAAAGGTAAGACCCTGCTACAGGTGAAATGCCCGGTAACCATTGACGATACGCCCGAAAGTCTGGCCCAAAAGGTGCATCAGCTGGAGTATGAACATTTTCCGAAAGTTATCGAAAAGCTTCTTCAGTAA
- a CDS encoding tyrosine--tRNA ligase, with protein MNFVEELNWRGMIHTMMPGTEEILQKEMISAYVGIDPTADSLHIGHLVGVMMLKHLQRCGHKPIVLVGGATGMIGDPSGKSEERNLLDEATLRHNQECLKTQLMKLLDFDTSDANKAEMVNNYDWMKEFSFLEFIRDIGKHITVNYMMAKDSVKKRLTGEAGDGMSFTEFTYQLVQGYDFLHLYQHNNCKLQMGGSDQWGNITTGTELIRRKTGGEAFALTCPLITKADGGKFGKTESGNVWLDPARTSPYKFYQFWLNTSDADAEKYIRIFTLYGKEEIEAMIAEHLTAPHLRVLQKALAKDITIRVHSEADFQAAVEASEILFGKGTAEALHKLDEDTLLSVFEGVPQFEISLDELNQGIGIVELVAEKTAIFPSKGEARRMLKDGGVQVNKAKVGEDFGANEQHLLSGKYMLVQKGKKNYYLLIAR; from the coding sequence ATGAATTTTGTTGAAGAACTGAACTGGCGTGGTATGATTCACACCATGATGCCGGGAACTGAAGAGATATTGCAAAAAGAAATGATATCGGCATATGTGGGCATCGACCCCACTGCCGATTCTCTGCATATTGGTCACCTTGTTGGTGTAATGATGCTCAAACATCTGCAACGTTGCGGCCACAAACCCATTGTACTTGTTGGCGGAGCTACCGGTATGATTGGCGACCCCTCAGGAAAATCAGAAGAACGCAACCTGCTCGATGAAGCTACCCTGCGCCATAACCAGGAGTGCCTGAAAACCCAGTTGATGAAACTGCTCGATTTTGACACCAGCGATGCCAATAAAGCTGAGATGGTGAACAATTACGACTGGATGAAGGAATTTTCGTTTCTTGAGTTTATCCGCGACATTGGGAAACATATTACAGTTAACTACATGATGGCCAAGGACTCAGTAAAAAAACGCCTGACCGGTGAAGCCGGCGATGGCATGTCGTTTACTGAATTTACCTACCAGCTGGTTCAGGGTTACGATTTTTTGCATTTATATCAGCATAACAATTGCAAATTACAGATGGGCGGCTCCGATCAGTGGGGAAATATTACTACCGGTACTGAACTGATCCGCCGAAAAACGGGAGGCGAAGCATTTGCGCTTACCTGTCCGCTCATTACCAAAGCCGATGGAGGAAAATTTGGCAAAACTGAATCGGGCAATGTTTGGCTCGACCCTGCAAGAACTTCGCCCTACAAGTTTTATCAGTTCTGGTTAAACACTTCCGATGCCGATGCCGAAAAATATATCCGTATTTTCACGCTTTACGGAAAAGAAGAAATTGAGGCTATGATTGCCGAACACCTCACCGCACCACATTTGCGCGTGTTGCAAAAAGCACTGGCCAAAGACATCACTATTCGCGTGCATTCCGAAGCCGATTTTCAGGCAGCAGTAGAAGCTTCAGAAATTCTTTTTGGAAAAGGTACCGCCGAAGCCTTGCATAAACTTGATGAAGATACACTGCTTTCGGTATTTGAGGGCGTTCCTCAATTTGAAATCAGCCTTGACGAACTGAACCAGGGTATTGGCATTGTTGAACTGGTGGCTGAAAAAACAGCCATTTTCCCATCAAAAGGTGAAGCCCGCCGTATGCTGAAAGATGGCGGAGTTCAAGTAAACAAAGCCAAAGTGGGTGAAGATTTTGGCGCAAATGAACAGCACCTGCTCAGCGGGAAATATATGCTGGTTCAAAAAGGAAAGAAAAACTATTATCTATTGATTGCCCGATAG
- a CDS encoding NAD-dependent epimerase/dehydratase family protein: protein MILVTGATGLVGSYLLHELLKSDEPVRALLHNPSSLSHTRKIFASLGANPDELVGRIEWMDGDVLDYFSLADAMKGVQKVYHCAAIVSFDPRDHELMMKINVEGTANVVNAALEAGVEKLCHVSSIASLGRTENSNIIDEKSQFRTSSYNSKYSLSKFAGEREVWRGTAEGLKAVIVNPSVILGYGFPEKGSTKMFTTIYRNSWFYGKGINGFVDVQDVVRAMTGLMESQVFNERFVVSGGDYSYREIFTLIAKGFGKSAPKFAVPNLALEIVWRFEWLRGKLTGSKPLITRETSRTSKGNFYYATSKLHCTLNFEFTPIEKVISRTCRLIKGDMMSNGD, encoded by the coding sequence ATGATATTAGTTACAGGAGCCACAGGCCTGGTAGGTTCTTACCTGCTTCACGAATTACTTAAATCAGATGAGCCGGTGCGTGCTTTGCTGCACAATCCATCGAGCCTGAGCCATACCCGTAAGATTTTTGCCAGTCTGGGTGCAAATCCTGATGAACTCGTCGGCCGCATTGAATGGATGGATGGCGATGTACTCGATTATTTTTCTCTGGCCGATGCTATGAAAGGCGTTCAGAAGGTGTACCATTGTGCGGCCATTGTTTCCTTTGATCCGCGCGACCATGAGTTAATGATGAAAATTAATGTGGAAGGTACTGCCAATGTAGTTAACGCTGCTCTCGAGGCTGGCGTTGAAAAACTTTGCCATGTGAGTTCAATTGCTTCTCTGGGCCGGACCGAAAACAGCAATATCATTGATGAAAAATCGCAGTTCAGGACCTCATCCTACAATTCAAAATATTCTTTGAGCAAATTTGCCGGCGAACGTGAAGTATGGCGCGGTACTGCCGAAGGGCTCAAGGCTGTAATTGTTAACCCTTCGGTTATTCTGGGTTACGGTTTCCCTGAAAAGGGGAGTACTAAAATGTTTACCACCATTTACCGCAATTCATGGTTTTATGGCAAGGGAATCAATGGCTTTGTTGATGTGCAGGATGTGGTAAGAGCTATGACCGGGCTTATGGAGAGCCAGGTGTTCAATGAGCGGTTTGTTGTTTCAGGGGGCGATTATAGCTATCGTGAAATATTTACGCTTATTGCCAAAGGATTTGGGAAAAGCGCACCAAAGTTTGCTGTTCCGAATCTGGCATTGGAAATAGTTTGGCGTTTTGAATGGCTCCGCGGCAAGTTAACAGGGTCAAAGCCATTGATTACCAGGGAAACTTCCCGTACTTCGAAGGGAAATTTTTATTATGCTACCAGCAAACTGCATTGTACGCTTAACTTTGAGTTTACCCCTATTGAAAAAGTAATCAGCCGGACGTGCCGGCTGATTAAGGGAGATATGATGAGTAATGGAGATTAA
- a CDS encoding transporter substrate-binding domain-containing protein, which translates to MRKQIIYNSVSIFLLMFILLVPISCSVSSGKSFFNTELAGGVLKDIIQRGKIVALTDDSPFNYFDLHGEPRGYQFEMLQQFANDMDVQLEIVVEPDYHKALQYLQQRKVDIVAMDLPPVTDPRYAIEQTKPLFYTRQVLVQRKPDNWRRMHDMKTVESHLVKNLNQMEGRTLTLSALVRKQYYLNDLQDATGQNILVKTDATRNVAGLIKAVASGKADYTLAYKNTANAFAMIYSDLDVRTETSPEIGVGWAVRKGAVNLREAINQWIDQKQQSRDFKYQFTKYFENPRYVHLALGIPVKKQAISDYDDIIKQATRNTGWDWRLLSALIYHESKFRTDVTSRVGAFGLMQLMPATARSFGAHAGSTAQEQITAGMRLIQYLDKEFSSRVPDPVERKKFVLAAYNIGYAHVLDAYNLAVKHNKNPRIWKDNVEYCLLSKANPEFYNDPVARYGRVSGKETQKFVKDVLEKYDQYRMIASE; encoded by the coding sequence ATGCGTAAGCAAATAATATATAACTCCGTAAGTATATTTCTCCTGATGTTTATCCTGCTGGTACCCATATCCTGCTCGGTTTCATCAGGAAAATCTTTTTTTAATACAGAACTTGCCGGAGGTGTATTAAAAGACATTATCCAGCGCGGAAAAATTGTAGCACTTACCGACGACAGCCCGTTTAATTATTTTGATTTACATGGCGAACCCCGCGGCTACCAATTTGAAATGCTGCAGCAATTTGCCAATGACATGGATGTTCAGCTTGAAATTGTTGTTGAGCCCGACTACCACAAAGCATTACAATATCTGCAACAGCGAAAAGTAGACATTGTAGCCATGGATCTTCCGCCGGTAACCGATCCCCGCTATGCGATTGAACAAACCAAACCACTCTTTTATACCCGGCAGGTACTTGTGCAGCGCAAACCCGACAACTGGCGCCGCATGCACGATATGAAAACGGTTGAATCACATCTGGTCAAGAACCTGAATCAAATGGAAGGCCGGACCCTTACCCTGTCAGCACTCGTTAGGAAACAGTACTACCTCAACGATTTGCAGGATGCTACTGGCCAGAATATTCTGGTAAAAACCGATGCAACCAGAAATGTAGCAGGCCTGATAAAAGCCGTTGCATCGGGAAAAGCCGACTATACGCTCGCTTATAAAAATACAGCCAATGCTTTTGCAATGATATACAGCGATTTGGATGTAAGAACAGAAACCAGCCCTGAAATTGGCGTTGGCTGGGCCGTTCGCAAAGGAGCCGTTAACCTGCGCGAAGCCATTAACCAATGGATAGATCAGAAACAACAATCACGTGATTTTAAATATCAGTTCACAAAATATTTCGAAAATCCGCGTTATGTTCATCTTGCATTAGGTATACCCGTTAAAAAACAGGCCATTTCGGATTACGATGATATTATTAAACAGGCCACCAGAAATACAGGTTGGGACTGGCGTTTACTCTCAGCTTTAATTTATCATGAATCCAAGTTCAGAACAGATGTAACTTCACGGGTTGGCGCTTTTGGTCTGATGCAGCTTATGCCAGCAACTGCCAGAAGTTTTGGTGCACATGCCGGCTCAACAGCCCAGGAACAAATAACAGCGGGTATGCGTCTGATACAATACCTTGACAAAGAGTTTTCGAGTCGTGTTCCCGACCCTGTTGAAAGAAAAAAGTTTGTGCTTGCTGCTTACAATATTGGGTATGCCCATGTGCTGGATGCATACAATCTGGCCGTGAAGCACAACAAAAATCCCAGAATCTGGAAAGACAACGTTGAATACTGCTTATTATCGAAAGCCAATCCTGAATTTTATAACGATCCTGTAGCCAGGTATGGTCGCGTAAGCGGAAAAGAAACCCAGAAGTTTGTGAAAGATGTACTTGAAAAATATGACCAATACAGGATGATTGCAAGTGAATAG
- a CDS encoding ABC transporter permease, with protein MRTIFYIVQKEFLQVFRNRMMLPIIFVIPVVQLLILSYAVTFEIKNINLYIVDNDNSVSSRSLTEHFRSSPFYHIVGQSADSKTAMEYLHQGKAHQMLVMLPGFEKNLNKGIPAHIQIVNDAINGSSAALMNAYSVSIISNFNQDIITEANPEAGSRMKVNWSFWFNPELDYKTYMVPGILVLLVTIIGMFLSGMNLVREKEIGTIEQINVTPIKKYQFIAGKLIPFWVIALFELAIGLLVARFAFHIPLLGNILLIFFIASVYLLVVMSIGLFISTITDTQQQSMFLAWFVLVIFILMSGLFTPVESMPQWARDLNVVNPIAYFIAMIRMVMLKGSGLQHIYKPLGILFIYGISILSLSVWRYRKTT; from the coding sequence ATGAGGACAATTTTCTACATAGTGCAGAAAGAGTTTTTGCAGGTATTCAGAAACCGCATGATGCTGCCTATCATTTTCGTTATTCCGGTGGTTCAGTTGCTCATCCTTTCCTATGCAGTAACCTTCGAAATCAAGAATATAAACCTGTACATTGTTGACAATGACAACAGCGTTAGCTCAAGAAGTTTAACTGAGCATTTCAGGTCATCACCATTTTATCACATTGTGGGACAGAGTGCCGATTCAAAAACGGCGATGGAATACCTGCACCAGGGCAAGGCTCATCAGATGCTGGTGATGCTGCCCGGCTTTGAAAAAAACCTGAACAAAGGCATTCCGGCGCATATTCAAATTGTTAACGATGCCATCAACGGTAGTTCTGCAGCCCTCATGAACGCCTATTCTGTTTCAATTATCAGTAATTTTAATCAAGATATTATCACTGAGGCAAACCCTGAGGCCGGCTCCCGCATGAAGGTAAACTGGTCGTTCTGGTTTAACCCCGAACTGGATTATAAAACGTATATGGTTCCCGGAATCCTTGTTTTACTGGTAACCATTATCGGGATGTTTTTATCAGGAATGAACCTTGTTCGTGAAAAGGAAATCGGAACCATCGAACAAATAAATGTAACCCCCATCAAGAAGTATCAGTTTATCGCCGGAAAGCTGATTCCTTTTTGGGTAATAGCACTTTTCGAGCTTGCCATCGGCCTTTTGGTCGCCCGTTTTGCATTCCACATCCCGCTTTTGGGTAATATTCTCCTCATATTTTTCATTGCATCGGTTTATCTGCTTGTGGTGATGAGCATCGGGCTTTTTATCTCAACAATCACCGACACACAGCAACAGTCAATGTTCCTTGCCTGGTTTGTACTTGTTATCTTCATTCTGATGAGCGGACTATTTACACCCGTAGAAAGTATGCCTCAATGGGCCAGAGACCTGAATGTGGTTAATCCGATTGCCTATTTTATTGCCATGATTAGAATGGTTATGTTGAAAGGCTCTGGTTTACAGCATATTTACAAGCCTCTGGGCATCCTTTTTATTTATGGAATAAGTATACTTTCGCTCTCTGTATGGCGATACCGAAAAACAACCTGA
- a CDS encoding ABC transporter permease — translation MKRFIIKEFLHIFRDVRSMVILFGMPLVQVLLFGFAITNEVKDVNVSVVDPSNDIVTTAIQHKLFASGYFLKGEKLFAQNEIEESFRKGQNKMVIVFESNFAQKLERGERPTIQLIADASDPNTANLLVSYASNIISGYNQSLLVQANGAVIIPEIRMMYNPALKSVYMFVPGVITILLMLVSAMMTSISIAREKELGTMEVLLVSPLKPLHIVAGKVMPYVLLSFINAITILLLSYFVFGVPVKGSLILLMAECILFIVLALSLGIFISTISNNQQTAMMLSMFALMLPTILLSGFIFPIENMPLPLQWFSAIMPPRWFIIIIKSIMLKGTGIAYFWKETLILLIMTTVFIVASVKKFKIRLA, via the coding sequence ATGAAACGATTTATAATCAAGGAGTTCCTTCATATTTTCCGCGATGTGCGTTCAATGGTTATCCTTTTCGGGATGCCGTTGGTACAGGTTTTACTTTTCGGCTTTGCCATCACCAACGAGGTCAAAGATGTAAATGTTTCGGTGGTCGACCCTTCCAACGATATTGTTACAACCGCCATTCAGCATAAGCTGTTTGCTTCGGGATATTTTTTAAAGGGCGAAAAGCTTTTTGCGCAAAACGAAATTGAAGAAAGTTTCCGTAAGGGCCAGAATAAAATGGTGATTGTATTTGAAAGCAACTTCGCCCAAAAACTTGAGAGGGGCGAAAGACCGACCATTCAACTGATTGCAGATGCATCGGATCCCAATACAGCCAATCTGCTGGTAAGTTATGCCAGCAACATCATTTCAGGGTACAACCAAAGCCTTCTGGTTCAGGCAAACGGAGCAGTGATCATACCGGAAATCAGGATGATGTACAATCCGGCACTCAAAAGTGTTTATATGTTTGTGCCGGGTGTAATCACCATTTTGCTGATGCTGGTTTCGGCCATGATGACCTCCATTTCAATTGCCCGTGAAAAAGAGCTGGGAACCATGGAAGTGCTGCTTGTTTCGCCACTCAAGCCCTTGCATATTGTGGCAGGTAAAGTCATGCCCTATGTTTTGCTTTCCTTTATCAATGCCATTACTATTCTATTGCTGAGCTACTTTGTTTTTGGCGTGCCTGTAAAAGGCAGTCTGATACTTTTAATGGCCGAATGCATCCTGTTTATTGTTCTGGCACTTTCACTGGGCATTTTCATCTCAACAATCAGCAATAATCAGCAAACGGCCATGATGCTTTCGATGTTTGCACTGATGTTGCCTACCATCCTGCTTTCGGGATTTATATTTCCGATTGAGAATATGCCGCTGCCGCTGCAATGGTTCAGCGCCATTATGCCGCCAAGGTGGTTTATCATCATTATAAAATCAATTATGCTCAAGGGAACCGGTATCGCCTATTTCTGGAAAGAAACACTGATTCTGTTGATTATGACCACTGTATTTATTGTGGCCAGCGTAAAAAAGTTTAAAATCAGGCTGGCCTGA
- a CDS encoding ABC transporter ATP-binding protein, which produces MKPTHAIEAENMVKKFGSFVANDHLTFSVDKGEIFGFLGANGAGKTTAIRILCGLSKPTSGKIRVAGFDVFTETESIKRRIGYMSQRFSLYEDLTVSENFRFYGGIYGMKRADIKLKTSEMLNRLDILKYENTVIASLPLGIRQKLAFSVAIMHTPEIVFLDEPTGGVDPITRRQFWEMIYEAAASGITVFVTTHYMDEAEYCNRVSIMVDGKIEALDTPAKLKEMYSADNMNEVFLKLARKAG; this is translated from the coding sequence ATGAAACCAACCCACGCCATTGAGGCTGAAAACATGGTTAAAAAATTTGGCAGTTTTGTAGCCAACGATCACCTGACATTCTCTGTTGACAAGGGTGAGATTTTTGGTTTTCTGGGTGCAAATGGCGCCGGAAAAACCACAGCCATCAGGATTTTATGTGGTTTATCAAAGCCGACATCAGGAAAAATCAGGGTGGCTGGTTTTGATGTTTTTACTGAAACAGAAAGCATAAAACGTCGCATAGGATATATGAGCCAGCGTTTTTCGCTTTACGAAGACCTCACCGTGTCCGAAAATTTTCGTTTTTATGGCGGAATATACGGCATGAAAAGGGCTGACATCAAATTAAAAACATCCGAAATGCTCAACCGGCTTGATATTTTAAAATATGAGAATACTGTAATTGCCTCTCTCCCATTAGGTATCAGACAAAAACTTGCCTTTTCGGTAGCTATCATGCATACCCCTGAAATTGTCTTTCTTGACGAACCCACCGGTGGCGTTGACCCGATAACCCGCCGTCAATTCTGGGAAATGATATATGAAGCTGCTGCATCGGGTATCACCGTTTTTGTAACAACTCATTACATGGATGAGGCTGAGTACTGCAACCGTGTTTCAATTATGGTTGATGGCAAAATTGAAGCCCTCGACACGCCCGCCAAACTTAAAGAAATGTACAGCGCTGATAATATGAATGAAGTTTTTTTGAAACTGGCCCGAAAAGCCGGATAA